A window of the Corallococcus exiguus genome harbors these coding sequences:
- a CDS encoding discoidin domain-containing protein → MVVSLLGASDARAQTNVALNKTTYTSSAEAPFLGQYAVDGDGGTRWASGFTANEWITVDLGQTRTISRVVLTWEPAYATVYKIQVSTNNTTFTDALTVNTGDGATDDLSLPAGTTGRYVRMQGVTRALPAYGYSLWEFAVYETGGTPPPTNTDLARNRPATASSVEADAAGLQPGFAFDNDINTRWASAQGVDPQWIRVDLGSSQVVGKVVLDWEGAYGKTYTIDGSNNDTSWTTLNTVTNGAIGRREIPVSGTYRYIRMRGTERGTGYGYSLWSFEVYQNGGTTPPPTQTTNQTIKLNFPELAYAKINVSPAPLSVTPVPEEGNTTPSVRNPPGPFTYQLTFPPNTTVTLSKNQFSPTQPNTDIRLAVVDYNGVQQRAQSVTALAVQGADWNVEIFSTGNGPTDPRDPTIIPDPYVAPAPLAVAGAFRLAAPGNNAMVTATRRPTLSWATVTGATNYKVYVNLTRNDYDWMAAGNLLDRYTQVASQTGTSFTFTEDLPDRWTYKWYVVATLSGGSTSRSDIGTFSVYLPVVETQADGVNLINGVRDLNKNGTIEPYEDWHNPISVRVNDLLGRMTLREKALQMFYDAKTYPEAGFQMGPLSPTDIPMFQKASAATRLGIPHIDAGDTIHGYKTSWPTQPALAATRDLDTIYEMGDIQRREQLAIGSRGTLSPLAEVNTKVLYPRTQEGNGEDADLAAGITRALIAGLQGGPEVNPSSIWVTTKHWPGQGAGGEAGITYDGTTIHYHMRPWHAAIEAGTSGIMPGYAGSWLLGPEGYGAGDNPGILNYLRNQLKYDGVICSDWLPSGSWVRSATAGSDVMGGATPQAMANFENEVPVARINDSVRRILDLKFRLGIFEDPYKQGPAGTSQWHTADSKAAVRRASQEAMTLLKNDGALPIRLPAGGKLVIAGPRADDMSCMVTWRSDFHGNEFGDPTIYAAVKARAEAAGLTVYKDNAPAGVTPDAAIVVVGESYFTHGTEWDKEKPYLPGDPIGPAHDAKWGDQYGIINSFKSRGIPTTVVLISPRPYVLTNVVPLSNALMLAYRPGDMGGYAVADVLFGDVLPRGKTPWQLPRGMNQIGTDVENNQLEKWDLPFDLGATDAERTAIRQKIAAGQPVPPTYGNPLYQYGAGIQGFGLTDATPPVAFNLLTPSNNLVITGTRPAFTWAASSDPQTGIQRYEVYLDGGAMPVAITKTPSAALDGLKLANGVHTWFVKAFNWANGVTQSPTFTFTLNDTTPPAAFAALSPSAGQSVPGTSTRFIWEQTTDVGAGVAEYVLIVDGTDRGPSILRSTPVPAGTNLARGKNAYATSVEFGSANDAVDGSLATRWSSVGTATTGDTESITIDLGAIYSLKRIVLNWEAAYGRRYVLESSLDGSTNWTALRTVDTGDGGIDDWTVAGVGRFVRMRGVQRATAYGYSLWEFEVYGVGTEQTTLNGLSTGSHTWRVRAVDGANNTTLSSGPITFTK, encoded by the coding sequence ATGGTGGTGTCCCTCCTGGGCGCGTCCGACGCCCGCGCGCAGACGAACGTCGCGTTGAACAAGACCACCTATACCTCTTCCGCGGAGGCTCCATTCCTGGGCCAGTACGCGGTGGACGGCGACGGTGGCACCCGCTGGGCCAGCGGCTTCACGGCGAACGAATGGATCACCGTGGACCTGGGCCAGACGCGCACCATTTCGCGCGTGGTGCTCACCTGGGAGCCGGCCTACGCCACGGTCTACAAAATCCAGGTCTCCACCAACAACACCACCTTCACCGACGCGCTGACGGTGAACACCGGCGACGGCGCGACGGACGACCTGTCCCTGCCGGCTGGCACCACCGGCCGCTACGTCCGCATGCAGGGCGTCACCCGCGCGCTGCCCGCGTATGGCTATTCGCTGTGGGAGTTCGCCGTCTATGAGACGGGCGGCACGCCGCCTCCCACCAACACGGACCTGGCGCGCAACCGTCCGGCCACCGCGTCCAGCGTGGAGGCGGACGCCGCGGGGCTCCAGCCGGGCTTCGCGTTCGACAACGACATCAACACCCGTTGGGCCTCCGCGCAGGGCGTGGATCCGCAGTGGATCCGCGTGGACCTGGGGTCGTCCCAGGTGGTGGGCAAGGTGGTGCTGGACTGGGAGGGCGCGTACGGCAAGACGTACACGATTGACGGCTCCAACAACGACACCAGCTGGACGACGCTCAACACGGTGACCAACGGCGCCATCGGCCGCCGGGAGATTCCCGTGTCGGGCACGTACCGCTACATCCGCATGCGCGGCACGGAGCGCGGCACGGGCTACGGCTACTCGCTGTGGTCCTTCGAGGTCTACCAGAACGGGGGCACCACGCCGCCGCCCACTCAGACCACCAACCAGACCATCAAGCTGAACTTCCCGGAGCTGGCGTACGCGAAGATCAACGTGTCGCCCGCGCCGCTGTCGGTGACGCCGGTGCCGGAGGAGGGCAACACCACGCCGTCCGTGCGCAACCCGCCCGGGCCCTTCACCTACCAGCTCACGTTCCCGCCCAACACGACGGTGACGCTGTCGAAGAACCAGTTCTCCCCCACGCAGCCCAACACGGACATCCGCCTGGCGGTGGTGGACTACAACGGCGTGCAGCAGCGCGCGCAGTCCGTCACGGCGCTGGCGGTGCAGGGCGCCGACTGGAACGTGGAGATCTTCTCCACGGGCAATGGCCCCACGGATCCCCGCGACCCCACCATCATCCCGGACCCGTACGTGGCGCCCGCGCCGCTGGCTGTTGCCGGTGCGTTCCGCCTGGCCGCGCCGGGCAACAACGCGATGGTCACCGCGACCCGCCGTCCCACGCTGTCGTGGGCCACGGTGACGGGCGCGACGAACTACAAGGTCTACGTCAACCTCACGCGCAACGACTACGACTGGATGGCGGCGGGCAACCTGTTGGACCGCTACACGCAGGTGGCGTCGCAGACGGGCACGTCCTTCACCTTCACGGAGGACCTGCCGGACCGGTGGACGTACAAGTGGTACGTGGTGGCCACGCTGTCGGGTGGCAGCACGTCGCGCTCGGACATCGGCACCTTCAGCGTGTACCTGCCGGTGGTGGAGACTCAGGCGGACGGCGTCAACCTCATCAACGGCGTGCGCGACCTGAACAAGAACGGGACGATTGAGCCGTACGAGGACTGGCACAACCCCATCTCCGTGCGCGTGAACGACCTGCTGGGCCGCATGACGCTGCGCGAGAAGGCGCTGCAGATGTTCTACGACGCCAAGACGTACCCGGAAGCCGGCTTCCAGATGGGGCCCCTGTCGCCCACGGACATCCCCATGTTCCAGAAGGCGTCCGCGGCCACGCGTCTGGGCATCCCGCACATCGACGCGGGTGACACCATCCACGGCTACAAGACGAGCTGGCCCACGCAGCCGGCGCTGGCGGCCACGCGCGACCTGGACACCATCTACGAGATGGGTGACATCCAGCGCCGCGAGCAGCTGGCCATTGGCAGCCGCGGCACGCTGTCTCCGCTGGCGGAGGTGAACACCAAGGTCCTGTATCCGCGCACGCAGGAAGGCAACGGCGAGGACGCGGACCTGGCGGCGGGCATCACCCGCGCGCTCATCGCGGGCCTCCAGGGCGGTCCGGAGGTGAACCCGAGCTCCATCTGGGTGACGACGAAGCACTGGCCGGGGCAGGGCGCTGGCGGTGAGGCGGGCATCACCTACGACGGCACCACCATCCACTACCACATGCGTCCGTGGCACGCGGCCATCGAGGCGGGCACCAGCGGCATCATGCCGGGCTACGCGGGCAGCTGGCTGCTGGGGCCGGAGGGCTACGGGGCGGGTGACAACCCGGGCATCCTCAACTACCTGCGCAACCAGCTGAAGTACGACGGCGTCATCTGCTCGGACTGGCTGCCGTCGGGTTCGTGGGTGCGCTCCGCCACGGCGGGCTCGGACGTGATGGGCGGCGCGACGCCGCAGGCCATGGCCAACTTCGAGAACGAAGTCCCCGTCGCGCGCATCAACGACTCCGTGCGCCGCATCCTGGACCTGAAGTTCCGCCTGGGCATCTTCGAGGATCCGTACAAGCAGGGCCCGGCCGGCACGTCCCAGTGGCACACCGCGGACAGCAAGGCGGCGGTGCGCCGCGCGTCCCAGGAGGCCATGACGCTGCTCAAGAACGATGGCGCGCTGCCCATCCGCCTGCCGGCGGGCGGCAAGCTGGTCATCGCGGGCCCGCGCGCGGACGACATGTCCTGCATGGTGACCTGGCGTTCGGACTTCCACGGCAACGAGTTCGGCGACCCGACCATCTACGCGGCGGTGAAGGCGCGCGCGGAGGCCGCGGGGCTCACGGTCTACAAAGACAACGCCCCCGCGGGCGTGACGCCGGACGCGGCCATCGTGGTGGTGGGCGAGAGCTACTTCACCCACGGCACGGAGTGGGACAAGGAGAAGCCGTACCTGCCGGGCGACCCGATTGGCCCTGCCCACGACGCGAAGTGGGGCGACCAGTACGGCATCATCAACAGCTTCAAGTCGCGGGGCATCCCCACGACGGTGGTGTTGATCAGCCCGCGTCCGTACGTGCTGACGAACGTGGTGCCCCTCTCCAACGCGCTGATGCTGGCGTACCGCCCGGGCGACATGGGCGGCTACGCGGTGGCGGACGTGCTGTTCGGTGACGTGCTGCCTCGGGGCAAGACGCCCTGGCAGCTGCCGCGCGGCATGAACCAGATCGGCACGGACGTGGAGAACAACCAGTTGGAGAAGTGGGACCTGCCGTTCGACCTGGGCGCGACGGACGCGGAGCGCACGGCCATCCGCCAGAAGATCGCGGCGGGCCAGCCGGTGCCACCCACGTACGGCAACCCGCTGTACCAGTACGGCGCGGGCATCCAGGGCTTCGGCCTGACGGACGCGACGCCTCCGGTGGCGTTCAACCTGCTGACGCCGTCAAACAACCTGGTCATCACCGGCACGCGTCCGGCGTTCACCTGGGCGGCCAGCAGCGACCCTCAGACGGGCATCCAGCGTTACGAGGTGTACCTGGACGGCGGCGCGATGCCGGTGGCCATCACCAAGACGCCGTCGGCGGCGCTGGATGGGCTGAAGCTGGCGAACGGGGTGCACACCTGGTTCGTGAAGGCGTTCAACTGGGCGAACGGCGTCACGCAGTCCCCGACGTTCACCTTCACGCTGAACGACACGACGCCGCCCGCGGCCTTCGCGGCGCTGTCGCCGTCGGCCGGGCAGTCGGTGCCGGGCACGTCCACGCGCTTCATCTGGGAGCAGACGACGGACGTGGGCGCGGGCGTGGCGGAGTACGTCCTCATCGTGGACGGCACGGACCGCGGCCCCTCCATCCTGCGCAGCACGCCGGTGCCGGCGGGCACGAACCTGGCGCGGGGGAAGAATGCCTACGCCACGTCCGTGGAGTTCGGCAGCGCGAACGACGCGGTGGACGGAAGCCTGGCGACGCGCTGGTCCAGCGTGGGCACGGCGACCACGGGTGACACGGAGTCCATCACCATCGACCTGGGGGCCATCTACTCGCTCAAGCGCATCGTGCTGAACTGGGAGGCCGCGTACGGCCGCCGCTACGTGCTGGAGTCGTCGCTGGACGGCTCCACCAACTGGACGGCGCTGCGGACGGTGGACACCGGCGACGGCGGCATCGACGACTGGACGGTGGCTGGCGTGGGCCGCTTCGTGCGCATGCGCGGCGTGCAGCGCGCGACGGCGTACGGCTACTCGCTGTGGGAGTTCGAGGTGTACGGCGTGGGCACGGAGCAGACGACGCTGAACGGTCTGTCCACGGGCTCGCACACGTGGCGCGTGCGCGCGGTGGACGGCGCGAACAACACCACGCTGTCCTCGGGGCCCATCACCTTCACGAAGTAG
- a CDS encoding SRPBCC family protein yields the protein MFKKIAIGVVAVLALLAGFITTRPDSYTVTRTATVPGTPDVAFGLVNDFHQWNQWSPWDNLDPNMKKTFGGAESGVGATYGWVGNNDVGEGRMTILEATANAAVRIKLEFIKPFEDSSITTFTFKPADDGTTVTWAMAGNHNFMSKAMCLVMDMDQMIGKDFEKGLASMKTSAQTEATKRAEAEAARKVAEAKAAEEAAAAAKAAAPAEGAPAVAAPTP from the coding sequence ATGTTCAAGAAGATTGCCATTGGCGTTGTCGCCGTGCTCGCGCTGCTCGCCGGCTTCATTACCACCCGCCCCGATTCCTACACCGTCACGCGCACCGCCACGGTGCCGGGTACGCCCGACGTCGCATTCGGTCTGGTCAATGACTTCCACCAGTGGAACCAGTGGTCTCCCTGGGACAACCTCGACCCGAACATGAAGAAGACCTTTGGCGGCGCGGAGTCGGGCGTTGGCGCCACCTATGGGTGGGTGGGCAACAACGACGTGGGTGAGGGCCGCATGACCATCCTGGAGGCCACCGCCAACGCGGCCGTCCGTATCAAGCTGGAGTTCATCAAGCCCTTCGAAGACAGCAGCATCACCACCTTCACGTTCAAGCCCGCCGACGACGGCACCACTGTCACCTGGGCCATGGCCGGTAACCACAACTTCATGAGCAAGGCGATGTGCCTCGTCATGGACATGGACCAGATGATCGGCAAGGACTTCGAGAAGGGCCTCGCCAGCATGAAGACCTCTGCCCAGACCGAGGCCACCAAGCGCGCGGAGGCCGAAGCCGCCCGCAAGGTCGCCGAGGCCAAGGCCGCCGAGGAGGCCGCCGCCGCTGCCAAGGCCGCCGCTCCCGCGGAAGGCGCGCCCGCCGTCGCCGCGCCGACCCCGTAG
- a CDS encoding Tox-REase-5 domain-containing protein — protein MALIANSPAYWDRFQHMTRGEQIRETARLTTNVVALWGTASATTRSLKGLAVGAEASAPMLSLSAEGALVLELVSVPVGRATTVLSGASGAAVILLKSNAPGGGASSSGGPGKWRPATEHMEDAARKYQSQITNALEGQVYDVDGVKFDGFTNGVLLEAKGPGYEKFLELAVEQGGWFEGFTDMVRQAKRQQRVARGVPLEWHFAERKVADYVRALFKRNGLGRIPVHFTPPR, from the coding sequence GTGGCCCTCATCGCGAACTCGCCCGCATATTGGGATCGCTTCCAGCACATGACGCGCGGCGAGCAGATCCGCGAGACCGCACGGCTGACGACGAACGTCGTCGCACTGTGGGGAACCGCCTCTGCCACGACTCGCTCGCTGAAGGGGCTGGCCGTGGGAGCCGAGGCCTCCGCGCCAATGCTTTCGCTGTCCGCAGAGGGAGCGCTGGTGCTGGAGCTCGTCTCAGTCCCCGTAGGGCGTGCGACGACAGTTTTGAGTGGGGCTTCCGGGGCGGCCGTCATCCTGTTGAAGTCAAACGCCCCTGGCGGCGGAGCGTCTTCTTCCGGTGGACCGGGGAAGTGGCGGCCCGCGACCGAGCACATGGAGGATGCGGCGCGGAAGTATCAGTCCCAGATCACCAACGCCCTGGAGGGACAGGTCTACGACGTCGACGGCGTCAAGTTCGATGGGTTCACCAACGGCGTGTTGCTGGAGGCCAAAGGGCCGGGCTATGAGAAGTTCCTCGAACTGGCCGTAGAGCAGGGCGGATGGTTCGAGGGATTCACGGACATGGTCCGGCAAGCCAAGCGGCAGCAGCGGGTTGCCCGTGGAGTTCCCCTGGAATGGCACTTCGCGGAGCGCAAGGTCGCGGACTACGTACGAGCGCTCTTCAAGAGAAACGGTCTGGGGCGGATTCCCGTCCACTTCACTCCTCCGCGCTGA
- a CDS encoding Imm52 family immunity protein, with protein sequence MTETYYAGVYWPGRPEPLEAYARRAEALFQRLASTDPSLATWYEQARSRESALNSRVSTDALSLQQLFTKTKYQIGEGELSFAAWNGSPDDSSVVNFSCGSPVPDAVDLCVWTPAARGLISEHRASQVLKAMVLAWDPQWGVVISDEHRDAVSESGDAGTFIGWMTYFSRDRGPVPPLPGPVRVEFVENQGTLVILTPERFTLARSDHVALAEEVRAQLQRAGLLEPVGAAS encoded by the coding sequence ATGACTGAAACCTACTACGCAGGGGTGTACTGGCCCGGAAGGCCCGAGCCGCTGGAGGCCTATGCTCGGCGGGCCGAGGCCCTGTTCCAGCGATTGGCTTCCACGGACCCGAGCCTCGCGACCTGGTACGAGCAGGCCCGTTCCCGGGAGTCCGCGCTCAACAGCCGGGTCAGCACCGATGCTCTTTCGCTTCAGCAGTTGTTCACGAAGACGAAGTACCAGATAGGCGAAGGCGAGCTCTCCTTCGCCGCATGGAACGGGAGTCCGGACGACAGCAGTGTCGTCAACTTCTCCTGCGGGTCTCCAGTGCCGGATGCGGTGGACCTCTGCGTTTGGACTCCAGCCGCACGAGGGCTCATTTCCGAGCACAGAGCGTCCCAGGTGCTGAAGGCGATGGTGCTGGCTTGGGATCCGCAATGGGGTGTCGTCATTTCCGACGAGCACCGGGACGCCGTGTCTGAGTCAGGCGACGCAGGCACGTTCATCGGATGGATGACGTACTTCTCCCGGGACCGCGGTCCAGTGCCGCCGCTTCCAGGGCCCGTGCGAGTCGAGTTCGTGGAGAACCAGGGCACCCTCGTCATCCTGACCCCAGAACGATTCACGCTGGCCAGGTCGGATCATGTCGCGCTCGCGGAAGAGGTGCGGGCCCAGTTGCAACGGGCCGGGTTGCTGGAACCGGTGGGAGCCGCGTCTTGA
- a CDS encoding WD40 repeat domain-containing protein: MLTPATARHLSLLRTLGGPELSPYSRWQRLGWDASSRYLLSVQKQGGTPLRWWDLHSEGATPLFAHSVSRCVAAWFLPGSQRLLSVTVRGTLQIWSVTDGTLLSSVETGGSVNNACLSSDGTRLLLASSQGRVLLWDLERSWLVWRLEDPAFLYGCALSADGRFAAVGAAEAQAGAATRASVRLWDARTGKPVGSRTLDAQLIWNVAFTPSGEGLVAANSGGELLFLGLPGLETVRSIEAPASGALQVEFSPEGSLLAASADTSAFVVIDVQEGRRVFAYSDLDDMQGSTANFSPDGRFVSWGMDDGKVGIWGVKPRP; this comes from the coding sequence ATGCTGACCCCTGCTACCGCGAGACACTTGTCCCTGCTGCGGACGCTGGGGGGGCCGGAGCTGTCTCCGTACTCGCGGTGGCAGCGGCTGGGGTGGGATGCGTCGTCGCGCTACCTGCTGTCCGTCCAGAAGCAGGGCGGGACACCGCTGCGCTGGTGGGACCTGCATTCGGAAGGGGCAACTCCGCTCTTTGCTCACTCTGTATCCCGTTGTGTGGCCGCATGGTTCCTTCCCGGCTCACAGCGCCTCCTGTCCGTGACGGTGCGCGGCACCCTCCAGATCTGGTCCGTCACCGACGGCACGCTGCTGTCCTCGGTGGAGACGGGTGGGTCCGTCAACAATGCGTGTCTGTCCTCGGACGGAACGCGCCTGCTGCTCGCGTCCTCGCAGGGACGTGTCCTGCTCTGGGACCTGGAGCGCAGTTGGCTCGTGTGGCGGCTGGAGGACCCCGCGTTTCTCTACGGCTGCGCGCTGTCGGCGGATGGCCGGTTCGCGGCCGTGGGAGCCGCCGAGGCGCAGGCAGGTGCCGCGACACGAGCTTCCGTACGCCTTTGGGATGCGAGGACCGGCAAGCCCGTGGGGTCACGTACGCTCGACGCCCAGCTGATCTGGAACGTGGCATTCACTCCCTCCGGAGAAGGCCTGGTCGCCGCCAATTCCGGTGGCGAGTTGCTGTTCCTGGGCCTCCCGGGACTGGAAACCGTTCGGAGCATCGAGGCCCCGGCATCCGGTGCGCTGCAGGTCGAGTTCAGCCCCGAGGGTTCATTGCTGGCCGCCAGCGCGGACACGAGCGCGTTCGTGGTCATCGACGTCCAGGAGGGCCGGCGCGTCTTCGCCTATTCGGACCTGGATGACATGCAGGGCAGCACCGCGAACTTCTCCCCCGACGGACGCTTCGTGAGCTGGGGCATGGACGACGGCAAGGTGGGCATCTGGGGCGTGAAGCCCAGACCCTGA
- a CDS encoding PQQ-dependent sugar dehydrogenase, whose protein sequence is MRSVHSLVLLACLAAFTAQAQVYIPTPSGAYGVEVAKFIETQEIENASGLAWAPDGSNRLFVVIKGGKVRIIQNGALQPTPFINELVATDGEQGLQSLAFDPDFATNRYVYVFASQPNIDVGGVTRYMAQILRFTEAGGVGVNRTVIVDNIPQNKSHNGGGLAFGPDGFLYFGVGDGDIYAGGNDDLSLMSSKILRVRKDGTVPTDNPFYDDWGPNNDLVWARGFRNPFRIRFQPGTGKLWANVAGAAAEQIFSVGPGEHAGWWQYENNQPQGFLSPLVAYTPGLWDVYSFTSTGAVRKGGVATFTVEGTYPVSSLRKGKKVHLRDVADPSFNGVGYITGFPTPLSFTVEQAGPDAVSGGGGLQTDPMGDAVVGGVFYAGSRFPSDYQGDYFFADFGGYLHRVDLGADGSVKKVELVVNYVHETNFTDVAVGPDGALYVSSFYGTIFRVTPLPVGQGVIVSTQDLVVPEGGSKTLMVSLAMPPTTPTYVALVRREEDSDIRVTAGQPMLFDATNWSVPQFVTLSAAHDADSEVDHATFFVTLDQGFPAGVPGVEIHVRTEEDEVQALKLSTTSFDLDEGMGGTFTVGLTYVPTSPVTVTVARTSGSADVTVTGGASLTFTPEDGTAAKTVTVATARDTDSEDDVALLTVSSPGLISRVVTVIARDVAGVPTITSAPVTQATVGKPYAYTVTAFGKPEPLLTLVQGPQGMTLDPVSGRLSWTPTSEATVTVSVRASNGQLPDAVQTFQLQVRASGIPDAGTDAGSVVDAGAQTDAGANTDAGTGTDGGSVADAGTQQDGGTVTGPKEDDSGGCSAGATALPGVLAWWLLAGLVWRPRRDRRS, encoded by the coding sequence ATGCGTTCAGTCCATTCCTTGGTGCTTCTTGCGTGCCTTGCGGCCTTCACCGCCCAAGCCCAGGTCTATATTCCTACCCCCAGTGGCGCCTATGGCGTCGAAGTCGCGAAGTTCATCGAGACGCAGGAGATTGAGAATGCGTCCGGACTGGCCTGGGCTCCGGACGGTTCCAACCGCCTGTTCGTGGTGATCAAGGGGGGGAAGGTCCGGATCATCCAGAACGGCGCGCTCCAGCCTACGCCATTCATCAATGAGCTGGTGGCAACGGATGGAGAGCAGGGCCTGCAAAGCCTTGCCTTCGATCCGGACTTCGCGACCAACCGCTACGTCTACGTCTTCGCCAGTCAGCCGAACATCGACGTAGGGGGTGTCACCCGCTACATGGCGCAGATTCTGCGGTTCACGGAGGCTGGCGGTGTGGGTGTCAACCGGACCGTCATCGTGGACAACATCCCGCAAAACAAGAGCCACAATGGCGGAGGTCTGGCCTTCGGCCCGGATGGGTTCCTGTATTTTGGAGTAGGGGATGGAGACATCTACGCAGGGGGCAATGACGACCTGTCCCTGATGTCGTCGAAGATCCTCCGCGTCCGCAAGGACGGGACCGTTCCCACGGACAACCCCTTCTACGATGACTGGGGACCGAACAACGATCTCGTCTGGGCCCGAGGCTTCCGCAATCCCTTCCGGATCCGCTTCCAGCCTGGAACCGGGAAGCTCTGGGCCAACGTCGCTGGGGCGGCAGCCGAGCAGATCTTCAGCGTGGGACCGGGCGAGCATGCGGGCTGGTGGCAGTATGAGAACAACCAGCCCCAGGGATTCCTGTCGCCACTCGTCGCCTATACGCCAGGGCTGTGGGACGTGTACTCCTTCACGTCGACAGGTGCCGTGCGCAAGGGCGGGGTCGCGACCTTCACCGTGGAGGGCACCTATCCGGTCTCCTCTCTGCGCAAGGGCAAGAAGGTTCATCTGCGGGATGTGGCGGACCCCAGCTTCAATGGAGTCGGCTACATCACTGGCTTTCCGACGCCCCTGTCGTTCACGGTGGAGCAGGCCGGTCCGGATGCGGTGAGCGGTGGCGGTGGCCTGCAGACAGACCCGATGGGCGATGCCGTGGTCGGTGGCGTGTTCTACGCAGGCTCACGCTTTCCCTCCGACTACCAGGGCGACTACTTCTTCGCCGACTTCGGTGGGTACCTCCACCGGGTGGACCTGGGAGCGGATGGCTCCGTGAAAAAGGTGGAGCTCGTGGTGAACTACGTCCACGAGACGAACTTCACCGACGTCGCGGTGGGGCCGGATGGCGCGCTGTATGTCTCATCCTTCTACGGCACGATCTTCCGGGTCACGCCGCTGCCTGTAGGCCAGGGCGTGATCGTCTCCACTCAGGACCTGGTTGTCCCCGAAGGAGGGTCGAAGACCCTCATGGTCTCCCTGGCCATGCCGCCCACGACCCCGACGTATGTGGCCCTCGTGAGGCGTGAAGAGGACTCGGACATCCGGGTGACCGCCGGACAGCCAATGCTGTTCGACGCGACCAACTGGAGCGTCCCGCAGTTCGTCACCCTCAGCGCGGCCCATGACGCGGACTCGGAGGTCGACCACGCCACGTTCTTCGTCACCCTGGACCAGGGCTTTCCGGCTGGCGTTCCCGGCGTGGAGATCCACGTGCGCACCGAGGAGGATGAAGTCCAGGCGCTCAAGCTCTCCACCACGTCATTCGATCTGGATGAGGGAATGGGCGGCACCTTCACCGTCGGCCTGACCTATGTACCGACGTCTCCCGTGACGGTCACAGTGGCCCGCACTTCGGGGAGCGCGGACGTGACCGTCACCGGCGGCGCCTCCCTGACCTTCACGCCCGAGGACGGAACCGCGGCGAAGACCGTCACGGTGGCGACCGCGCGTGACACGGACAGCGAGGACGACGTGGCCTTGTTGACGGTGTCCTCTCCGGGACTCATCTCGCGGGTGGTCACCGTCATCGCCAGGGACGTGGCTGGGGTGCCGACCATCACCTCCGCGCCCGTGACGCAGGCGACCGTGGGGAAGCCCTATGCGTACACGGTCACGGCGTTCGGGAAGCCCGAGCCGCTGCTGACACTGGTGCAGGGGCCGCAAGGCATGACGCTGGATCCTGTCAGCGGGCGTCTGTCCTGGACGCCGACGAGCGAAGCGACCGTGACCGTCTCCGTGCGCGCCAGCAATGGACAGCTTCCGGATGCAGTCCAGACGTTCCAGCTCCAGGTCCGAGCGTCAGGAATCCCCGACGCCGGCACCGATGCGGGCAGCGTCGTGGATGCTGGCGCCCAGACGGATGCCGGGGCCAATACGGATGCGGGGACCGGAACGGACGGTGGCTCCGTCGCGGACGCGGGCACCCAGCAGGACGGCGGCACGGTAACGGGCCCCAAGGAGGATGATTCCGGCGGGTGCAGCGCTGGCGCCACCGCGCTTCCGGGCGTCCTGGCCTGGTGGCTGCTCGCGGGACTCGTGTGGAGGCCCCGCCGCGACCGGCGGAGCTGA